A genome region from Crossiella equi includes the following:
- a CDS encoding cell division protein FtsQ/DivIB encodes MNATPQRGRRFSDPRRAARPRPASVRGRRPAGRRRVAKLRKLLRPWVLMSFVTVLVGIGYVLYYTGTFAVRDIQIRGLDVLSAEDIRTAAAVPEGTPLLQVDTAEVEQRIAGVPRVFRVSVARSFPSTLDITVDERTAVAVFQGAEGPQLVDRTGRAYATVPKAPEGLPLLKARSAAPDDPAAKAAVDVLAFLPEKLRPELVEITAEVPGDIRLQLTGGREVRWGSPADSARKALVLEPLLGRQGRIFNISSPDLPTVV; translated from the coding sequence ATGAACGCGACGCCGCAGCGCGGCCGGAGGTTCAGCGACCCGCGCAGGGCCGCCCGGCCGCGCCCGGCGTCCGTGCGGGGCAGGCGGCCCGCGGGCCGGCGGCGTGTGGCCAAGCTGCGCAAGCTGCTGCGCCCGTGGGTGCTGATGTCGTTCGTGACCGTGCTCGTGGGCATCGGCTACGTCCTGTACTACACCGGCACCTTCGCCGTCCGGGACATCCAGATCCGCGGTTTGGACGTGCTCAGCGCCGAGGACATCCGCACCGCGGCCGCCGTGCCGGAGGGCACCCCGCTGCTCCAGGTGGACACCGCCGAGGTCGAGCAGCGCATCGCGGGCGTGCCCCGCGTGTTCCGCGTGTCGGTGGCGCGCTCCTTCCCCAGCACCCTGGACATCACCGTGGACGAACGCACCGCCGTGGCGGTGTTCCAGGGCGCGGAAGGGCCGCAGCTGGTCGATCGCACCGGCCGCGCCTACGCCACGGTACCGAAGGCCCCTGAAGGCCTGCCGCTGCTCAAGGCACGCAGCGCCGCCCCCGACGACCCGGCCGCCAAGGCCGCGGTCGACGTGCTGGCCTTCCTGCCCGAGAAGCTGCGGCCGGAGCTGGTCGAGATCACCGCCGAGGTGCCCGGGGACATCCGGCTGCAGCTCACCGGCGGGCGCGAGGTGCGCTGGGGCAGCCCGGCCGACTCCGCCCGCAAGGCGCTCGTCCTGGAACCCCTGCTGGGCCGCCAGGGCAGGATCTTCAACATTTCCAGCCCCGATCTCCCCACGGTCGTGTGA
- a CDS encoding DinB family protein: MSGQDRPEPPLVADERDTLTGFLDFLRATVVLKASGLTEELARRAVIPSSPAMTVIGLVNHLRWVEWNWFAHAIGGAPGLPPWRLRDGDPEFEVPPETPLAEVLAEYERQCLTSRGILARNDLSATFTHDRLGTVSVRWVLTHMIEETGRHAGHLDLIRELLDGVTGE, from the coding sequence ATGTCGGGACAGGACCGCCCGGAGCCGCCACTGGTGGCCGACGAGCGCGACACGCTGACCGGTTTCCTGGACTTCCTGCGGGCCACCGTCGTGCTCAAGGCCTCGGGTCTGACCGAGGAGCTGGCGCGCCGCGCGGTCATCCCCAGCTCACCCGCGATGACGGTGATCGGCCTGGTCAACCACCTGCGCTGGGTGGAGTGGAACTGGTTCGCCCACGCGATCGGCGGTGCTCCCGGGCTGCCGCCGTGGCGCCTGCGGGACGGCGACCCGGAGTTCGAGGTGCCGCCGGAGACACCCCTGGCGGAGGTGCTCGCCGAGTACGAGCGGCAGTGCCTTACCAGCCGCGGGATTCTGGCTCGCAACGACCTGTCGGCGACATTCACCCACGACCGACTCGGTACCGTATCGGTGCGCTGGGTGCTGACCCACATGATCGAGGAGACCGGACGCCATGCCGGTCACCTCGACCTCATCCGCGAGCTGCTCGACGGTGTCACCGGAGAGTGA
- the murC gene encoding UDP-N-acetylmuramate--L-alanine ligase, whose product MSAPEVTPLDPRLARTHLVGIGGAGMSGIARILLARGAQVSGTDAKDSPTVLALRAQGAKITLGHSAEALDALDGGPTAVVVSTAIKKDNPELVAAQERGITVLRRAEALGALMAGHRVACIAGTHGKTSTTSMLTVALQHCRLDPSFAIGGDLNESGANAHHGSGGSFVAEADESDGSFLVFDPSVAVVTNVEADHLDHHGTVEAYVAVFDLFVGRIAPGGVLIACADDLGSAALADRAEATGTRVLRYGRAEGAHARILAHRPTAAGGEVDLDLRGEKVTLNVAVPGEHMAGNAVAALLAGLELGAPLDGLREGLAAFGGVRRRFEFKGQEAGVRVYDDYAHHPTEVDAQLRAARPVVGGTGRLVVVFQPHLYSRTQNFCAEFAQALALADEVVVLDVYGAREEPVPGVTGALVAEHVPLPEGRVRYESSFSQVPKLVAGLVRADDLVITMGAGDVTSLGPEILAELAERGDSRG is encoded by the coding sequence ATGAGCGCCCCCGAGGTCACCCCGCTGGACCCGCGCCTTGCCCGCACCCACCTGGTGGGCATCGGCGGCGCGGGCATGAGCGGCATCGCCCGCATCCTGCTCGCCCGCGGCGCCCAGGTCTCCGGCACGGACGCCAAGGACTCGCCGACCGTGCTCGCGCTGCGCGCCCAGGGCGCCAAGATCACCCTGGGGCACAGCGCCGAGGCCCTGGACGCCCTCGACGGCGGCCCGACCGCGGTCGTGGTGTCCACCGCGATCAAGAAGGACAACCCGGAGCTGGTCGCGGCCCAGGAGCGCGGCATCACCGTGCTGCGCCGCGCCGAGGCGCTGGGCGCGCTGATGGCCGGGCACCGCGTCGCGTGCATCGCGGGCACCCACGGCAAGACCTCGACCACGTCGATGCTCACCGTGGCCCTGCAGCACTGCCGCCTCGACCCGTCCTTCGCCATCGGCGGCGACCTCAACGAGTCCGGCGCCAACGCCCACCACGGCAGCGGCGGCAGCTTCGTGGCCGAGGCCGACGAGTCCGACGGCTCGTTCCTGGTCTTCGACCCGTCCGTCGCGGTGGTCACCAACGTCGAGGCCGACCACCTTGACCACCACGGCACGGTCGAGGCCTACGTCGCGGTCTTCGACCTGTTCGTCGGCCGCATCGCGCCCGGCGGCGTGCTCATCGCCTGCGCCGACGACCTCGGCTCGGCCGCGCTGGCCGACCGCGCCGAGGCCACCGGCACGCGGGTGCTCCGCTACGGCCGCGCCGAGGGCGCCCACGCGCGCATCCTGGCGCACCGGCCCACCGCGGCCGGTGGCGAGGTCGACCTGGACCTGCGTGGCGAGAAGGTCACCCTGAACGTGGCCGTGCCGGGCGAGCACATGGCGGGCAACGCGGTCGCCGCACTGCTGGCCGGGCTCGAGCTGGGCGCGCCCCTGGACGGCCTGCGCGAGGGCCTGGCGGCCTTCGGCGGGGTCCGGCGGCGCTTCGAGTTCAAGGGCCAGGAAGCCGGGGTGCGGGTCTACGACGACTACGCCCACCACCCCACCGAGGTCGACGCGCAGCTGCGCGCCGCCCGCCCGGTGGTCGGTGGCACCGGCCGCCTGGTCGTGGTCTTCCAGCCGCACCTGTACTCCCGCACCCAGAACTTCTGCGCGGAGTTCGCCCAGGCACTCGCCCTGGCCGACGAGGTCGTGGTGCTCGACGTCTACGGCGCCCGCGAGGAGCCGGTGCCCGGCGTGACCGGCGCACTGGTGGCCGAGCACGTGCCGCTGCCCGAGGGCCGGGTGCGCTACGAGTCCTCCTTCAGCCAGGTGCCCAAGCTGGTCGCGGGCCTGGTGCGCGCGGACGACCTGGTCATCACCATGGGCGCGGGCGATGTCACCAGCCTCGGTCCGGAGATCCTGGCCGAGCTCGCCGAGCGCGGGGACAGCCGGGGATGA